The genomic stretch TGCAACGTCCTTACTGATGATTTGTGTGTTCCAACACTTTTTAAGCTTGGATCCTCCAGCATTTTCTGCGCATCTCTGGCTGGTCGTGTGTACCGACTTATACTGAGGATATGTCACACACTTCTACATATGCTCCACTCAAAGGGAACTAGGAGACATGGCCGTTTAAAGTGTATCTTGATCGCTTGGTTGCTAAGGATATGCAATTTAATAACTATGTCGATCACTGTGATACGCGACCATTTGGCAACATAGTGTTATACTCAGGATGGTTGACTTGTGATTCACATCTCACATTTCCTCATCTTCCTGAACGCATCATACGACAGTTCAGCTACACTCAGACTATTCCCAAACACCCTGATGTCTCTGCTCCTCTTGCTATGATACATAGAGATATGAATGGCATGTTTGATGATTATCATAGTCATCTAGTACTAGATGAGGCATAATTTACCATAGTTGAGAGCAACGAGAGCTATGTCGACGAGTACATCAAATGgttcttcagggtgtcacatATGTATATGGTGTAGGCTGCTTCAGGAGATCCACCGTGGCTAGCTCATCAGGAGATACTAGAGGAGGAACATGTATAGTTAGATCATGCTCATGATGTCCCGCCTAGATGTCATTGCATTGTGGATATTACGCATACAGGTATTGACAGAGGTATCTTTCCAGATGGATCTTAGGTGAGGTAAATCCTATATGCCATCATGTCATAGGTACGAAACATACTGATGTATTGGATACAACACCGGGGGATGGGGGGAAAAGGAGGTCGAAGACCCCGAGGAACTCTAGTCCGATATACGTGGTAGTTAATAGTATTTGTGCTTTGGATTTATTATcgattgtattttattttgacataTTTCGATTATATTATGTATTTCGACTTCATTGTGTATTGACTGATGACTTATTTTGACCATCTGGATTTATGTATTTCATTTTTTGCATATCAATTGTATGGTTTAATGCTCATCACGTAACAGGGTCCTCAACATTTATAAATTGTCATTTTCATTGGAGTAACCATAAAACTAACATAACTTGCACTGTTCTGATAGGTTACAGAGACACATTTATGTAAATCCTAAAATGAGATGCATCTCTGGAACAACAAACATGTAAAATGGGCCATTCATAATAGGATGTATGAGGAATGTTTTGAAATATTACGGAGACACAACTCCGGTTCAGTTAATGTTTTGATTTAAGACAAGGTGCATGTGGAGAAGTATCTATGGAATCTGAGGGATATTTTGGGTTTTCCATAGGGTGGGATAAAAAATTCCCTATTCTTAAGGTTTCTCAACTTTTTTCATACTCTCTTTCTTCACTTTTAGCATGACATAGTCCATGAGATACTTGGGCATAGTTGAATTTCTCCTGGGCCAACTTAAGAATTGCAATTGTTTTTTCTTCCTCAACGGAGCCATTCCAATCAGCTTGGTCTTCCTCTTGCCACTAGTCCATAACGTTCTCGGTGTCATCAAAATGCACCACGTCTTTAAGGTGGAAATTAGGACAGGTTTTCATAGGTGCTCATAGTCTTCCCAAATCACATCTTCAAGAAAAAGTTCTTCCCTATGTATAAGCACCCGCCACTTGTTATCTTCTCCCTGAGCATTCTAGTCCAATAAAGCTAGTGGTTGGATAACAAGTTAATTCTTCAGGGCCTCCAATGGTAGTTTCATCTCAGGTTCTGCATCTTATGATCAAGGTTTAAGTTGTGAAACATGGAACACATAGTGCATCTTGCTAGTAGACAGTAATTCCACATGAATAGCCACCTCACCCACTCCATTAATAACCAGAAGGGTCCATAGTACCTCTTGGATAACTTGTGAGTTCTTCATCCTTCAACTGAGTGCTGCCTATAGGGTCTGAGTTTTATGAAAACTAAGTCAACAGTTGTAAACTTGTGAGACACCCATGTTTGGTCTGCGATGTTCTTCACAGTTTCTTGCGCCTTGGCTAGTTTTTTCCAGCTCCTGCAAAACGATTATCATTGTCACATGGAAGTGTGTATAACTTGAATGCGAGTAGCTCCAACTATGTACTCTGGCAGGTTGGAAATGGGTCGAACATACACTACTTGAAAGGGTGAAATAAAATCATTGGAGGCCCTAcaaacaataatcaacaacaagaATTGTTAAACCTATAAACAATAGCACTTTATTGATCGTAAGGAATTTATCCCAAATCCCTTTTGATTTTCAGAGCAACTCAGAAAAAACCATAAAATTCATCAATCGTGCCAATAAGGTTTTGCCAAACCTTATTTGGCCAAACAATTCATAGATCGTAAGAAATAAGGGGAAATAAAGCATTATCCATGACGCTGATGAGAGGGTAAGGAATCTTCACCATCCTGACTGCTCAAATCACCCATCAATAAGGAAATTCTCCCCTTATCTTAGAATTGCAAAGCTTCAGACTTTTGCTACAATCCTAAAGCTCTCCTTAGAGTTCCTAGCCTTCTTATATGTTTTTCAATTATTTTACGTATCATCCTCCATCTTAATTCTCATTTTTCCTACTGTATTACACTAATCAATTTATTACAAATGACGACACAATGACACAATGTAAATTTTATAAAACATCGGAAGTTGTGTATGCAATATTAGGACAAATAAACGTAAATCATTTTCGCTGAATGCAGTGTCCTACTTCTAATAATTATAAGGTTGTGGAAAATATTTCCATTAATGCAAATTGTATGTCATCTGATGTTGCATTTTGAGTATAGACGAAGTTCAAACATGTTGATAAAGtaattttaatttttgaaaaatgTGCAATAGTATATAAGGTGAAACATTTAGAATTGTATATCAAGTAATTTTTAGTTTTGAACGGTAAAGTATATCAAAACATAACGTTGTTGAAGCGTCTTGATCAAATAATTTTTAAACTTTGAAAAGTATCTAAATGTAAAGTATGCCAAGTCACAATATTAAAGCGTGTTAAACACgtaatttttaatttttgaaaagAACGTAAAAATATGTCAAGACACAACACAACACATGCAACTCATTGAATATTCATAAACTCGCAAAAATAAATTCTATCATCTTCAATGCGTTATGCAACTCATTATCCATTCATAAACACaatattttatttatgtttaaGTTTATTATCAATATTATTACtttataattttgttttttttcatcTATTGTTATTTTTTTATATAGGGTTGATTAAGTAATTCAAAATTCTTAAAACAAAAAACCTAAACATCACCTTAAAACAAGATTTCCATTTCACTTTGAGACATAACCTAAGTTTGAGACAAATTTTGAACAAACAAGGTTGTTGAAAACTCCAActttcataattttttttatcattctTTTCTAACAATTTCCAATTATAACTTCATCATTTTTTTCTTCTCCTTTCAACCAACCAACCAACCATAGCTACAATGCTACCTTCTTCAACCATAACTCAACAACCCTTTTCTTCATGGACTCAAAGCTCAATTCCCATTTCAGTCTCTTTCAAATCAAGATTAACCTCAATGAATCCACAATTTCGTGCTGCTTTGGTTGAAGCAAAACCCTCACCAAATCCACCTCCTTTATCAACACAACCTAAAGATGAGTCCCTCAAGATTCCTCCTCTTCCAATTGATCGTGCAGATGATATTCAAGCTGAAACAAAAGCTATGGCTCGTGCTGTTAATGCTTCTGTATATACTCCCGAACTTGTTGCCTCAAGATATGGTTCCAAACCCTTCAAGGTTTTGTTCCGTTTCTTCCAAACTTTGAATCTTTTTGTATTGCTTTGAAGTAACTAACAATGGTGTAAACAAACATACATTCTGTAATTTATGATTTTTCTTCACACGAGTACTTGGTAAATTTATAGATTTTTGTACATACTTTGACATACCCttttctaacactaagaccctatatttatactggatcgaGATAACCGTTTCTGATGGTtcttcaatcacgtcgagacaCATGGTGCCTTGCATGTACGCAATTATCTACTATGCTCCACGTGTACTCTCAACGGTTTCTGATAAGGGCGAAGTTTCCTCtcttatttgaattttgaatctttGATCGAAAACCGTTTTCAACCGTTTTCTAAAAGACCTTTATGCAGTCTCAACTGTATGCTGATCATTATCAACCCTGCCCAGTCAAATCACCCCCAGCTGGTCGAATACCACTTCCTGGTCGAAAAGAGCTATACATATGATTTCCTTTTTTGGTAATTCTTAATGGGCGTCGAAAATATGAGCTAACAGTAAGGACAATGATTTATTGGCTTCATCTGCTGGCATTTGACACAATTCCTTACAAACTCAGTGACATCTTTGTGCATTCCTTTCCAAAACACGTTTTCTTGTAGTCTACCAAATGTTTTGTGTACACCATCATGTCCTCCTAGCAATATGGCGTGGAATTCCTCCAATAATGTTTAGTTCTAAGGTGATTTATTGTGCACAAACATTTTGTATTTGAAAAACACCAGCTCATTCGCAAGTTGTAAACCCTTGTATTCCTCAGGCTTTGCTTTAATGTCTCGTACCAATTGTTGGAACTCATCATCTTGCGCTACTTGTTCCTTAAATTTATTAAGGAACTTCATGTGAGTTACAGACAGAGCTAGATAATGGATCCTTGAGAGATCATCTATAACACCCAAAACCCCTACTCTTAATATAAGAGAATTTTCACTAATTAGGATGCCACTCAAAACAAAACATATTCttcataattttttttcaaaGAGCCGTACAACCTCGGCATATAGTCGTACAACCCCGCCATACAACCCCTATTCAATTTTTCgttaaaaaaatttaattttaagAAAAATCTGTTTTTCTGATATTTAGGAAAATTTAGGAAAAACACATAGTGAGGTTTTTGGAAAAAAATTGGGAATACGCATACTAAGATTTCTACATAAATAAATTTGAGAAAACAACACGACAGGGTCGCTCCAATTTACATACAAAATTCCAAAACTCTAAAATACGATCACAACAACATATGCACAATTTCACAGTAATAGAATCACAATCAACAACAAAAATTGTTAAACCTATAAACAATAACACTTTATTGACCATCGATGATTTATCCTAAATCCCTTTTGATTTTCAGAGATGCCAATAAAGTTTTACCAAACCTTATTTGGCCAAACAATTCATAGATCATAAGAAATAAGGGAAAATAAAACATTATCCATGACTGTTCAATTCACCCATCAATAAGAAAATTCTCCCCTTACCTTAGAATTGCAGAGCTTCAGACTTTTGTTACAACTTCTTCTTCCTAGAGCTCTTCTTAGGGTTCCTAGCCTTCTTATatgtttttcaattttttaaCGCATCAACCTCCATGCCAATTCTCATTTTCCCTATTATATTACACTAATCAATTTATTACAAATGAAAACACAATGACACAATGTAAATTTTATAAAACATCGAGAATTATGTATGCAATATTAGGACAAATAAACGTAAATCATTTTCGCCGAATGGACTGTGCTACTTCTAATAATTATGAGGTTGTGGAAAATATTTCCATCAATGCAAATTGTATGTTAGTCGATGTTGCATTTTGAATATAGACGAAGTcagtggcggagccagataaaaaaatttgggatgaccgttaacgtaaaataaagattataaataaaatgtaaatagtattttaattaaaacattaaagttaaaataaatacaaagttaattactaaaaatttaaattacatgacttaaaactaccttaaagtaatgctttacgcgttccgagtgacttgaaatcgtcaataattgactccgaactaatgcttgcactaatctccctttcaatatatactgccatgctatctccaagaaacccatcatacgtcttgtttctcaacttagtcttaataattttcattgctgaaaaagacctcttagttgtggccgtagaaacgggaagagtcataataaaacgaagtagtctatcaatcaagaagtaagtttcagcctatccagatgcaaccaaacatgaacatagttcttgaatagttgataaattattcaagtttgatgcttgacgagcaagAAATAGAAAATATTGGAGTTGAAATTGtaaattattcttctcttgatcactaaaatccataggataatatttttcaactaaagaaaaaatagtatcaatgctaaaagctttatatccatccttaggagataaagaacaagaaagagttaacaaattCATTGCCTactcactgaatctgctattcaactcttgtaattgtttgtcaatggtagtgaaaaagatttcaactttaaagtaatgttgaattgtgacttgattctcttcaagacgggagcgtccaaatcttgttgttgaatgaacatcattaagatcagaaatctcaataccatgtttttcacaaaaagataccactttagtaaacaatatatcccaaccattttctctcaaaccttgaataagatgttttgttaaacgaaccaagttcatagcattaacgacatcttaattttattttgtaaggcttgacaaagcatataTGTTATTCCtatgatttctttcatcaagtgcaaaataaatataaaatcaaatgccttcaagtaattgtaacaactatttgcatccccacgtgtagcataactccctctatcttttgcaatttttttaaaaactaaacaagttgcttcatacatgtttatcaagctagaaattgaatcgtaatgtgatccccaacgagtatctccagctcgtttcaatgtaccaacttgatttgcacctttaccagttacaatctcatcaatctctaacaaataagcaatttcttctaattgggcaacttgtaactcatcatgacgctttgtagaagaacaaacaacattcacaacaaagatcaacttctcaaaaaatttatgaacaggtttgacttctcttgatgatgtaactaatgcaagttgcaatcgatgagcaaaacaatgaacatagtatgcataaggacaatccttcataaagagggcttataaaccattccattctcctctcatattgcttgcaccatcatacccttggccacgaatgttagaaacgtcaaggttatgtcgagaaagtatatcacatattgcttccttaagagttaaagatgtggtgtctttaacatgtgccacatcaaaaaatctctcttgtattaaaccaactttatcaacaaatcttaatacaagagccatttaTTCCTTTTTTGAttcatcacgagcttcatcaacaacgatacaaaatttggaatcaccaatttcctcacgaatactctttttcaccctattagaaagaatttgcaagagctctttttgaatttgatgtgaagtatacttgcaattttgtggagcattttccaacacaacttttgcaacttcatcattggtaggatgctaaaagtttcaataactcaagaaagttaccttgatttcttgatttgctactttcgtcgtgacccctaaaagcacaagcttgtagtgttaaccaacgaacaatgtcaattgaagtcttgagtcgtaaccgattattcattctttgacttgaactttgcacttgaataacatttctaatatgaccatcttgattcaacaagtcttgacaagctttcattgcattgttgtgtggtgagcaaaGATCCTTtcctatgtgtttaagaaaggaacgatgttttccattcctaactttcttccaatttctaaaacccatagaaataaagacaagtgatctgggacgtccacttagttttttgctaaaaaggtaacatggtaagcaatatgcaACATCTTCAGATGGTaaatattctaaccatgatggaaatatgcttaaccaagtatgttgaaaccttctcggatgatcctcgttaccggacaaaggataTTTTTCTAATGAATTTcatatggaccccattttagacaagctcttcgtattgcatccacttgatttggtggatattgccaaaccggaggacgctttccaggatcgcgttccaaagaattttcaaaaccatgatgctcttcaattgttggattctcaagaactgtttcagattcggatgtcgggattataatttcttcatctctctcttctctttcaatttcacatgctttccttttgaaaaagaatcaattttcctattaatcatctttactcttcctatatatcatatcagatccaaaaatcaatttagagaacataaaaattaaaagagaaaaaaattaataaacttaattaatcaactttaatccgttttcaaataccggtaacttcactattagaaattagcagcaacaatgattaaataaaccttattacagtgtataactatatttgtaaattacagtgttatgaattgacttaataaacctcatatagattattttaacacatcaagaaagaagaatcctaaaaatctcaaaaacacaaatcaagcaatcactttaatttgttactttttataaaagaagaatgaataaagttttttatcTATTAAATaccgatcactttaatctgttccgattccggtgtcggtagcaaacccatatgagaaagaaaggaaaggtaggagctttttaccttatctatattttaacctaactttgaatgaaaaataaaaaataaaaaataattttaatttaaattaaggatgtttttagtaatttaatatatatgaattaaaaaaaaaattgaggggtggccgtggccttcccacgtccccctcagttccgccactggacgaagttcaaacatgttaataaagtcattttaatttttgaaaaatgTGTTAGGTGAAATATTTAGACGTGTATATAAAGTAATTTTTAATTTCGAACGGTAAACTATATCAAAACACAACATTGAAGCTTGATCAAATGATTTCTAAACTTTAAAAAGTATTTAATTGTAAAGTATGTCAAGTCACAATATTAAAGTGTATTGAGCacataatttttaattttgaaaaaaaacgTAAAAATGTGTTAAGACACAAATAACACATGCAACTCATTGAATATTCataaatttgaaaaaaaaattctatTATCTTGAATGCGTTATGCAACTCATGATCTATTTAAACAAGATATCTTATTTATGTTTAACTTTATTATCAATATTATTACTTTATAATTTTGGTTTTTTCCTTCTATGATTATTTTTCTATATAGGCTTGATTAAATAATTCAAAATTCTTAAAACAAAAAACCTAAACTTCACCTTAAAACAAAAAACCTAAACATCACCTTAAAACAAGATTTCCATTTCATTTTGAGACATAACCTAAGTTTGAGACAAATTTTGAACAAACAAGGTTGTTGAAAACTccaattttcataattttttttgtCATTCTTTTCTAACAATTTCCAATTATAACTTCATcatttgtttcttctttctttcaaCCAACCAACCAACCATAGCTACAATGCTACCTTCTTCAACCATAACTCAACAACCTTTTTCTTCATGGACTCGAAGCTCAATTCCCATTTCAGTCTCTTTCAAATCAAGATTAACTTCATTGAATCCACAATTTCGTGCTGCTTTAGTTGAAGCAAAACCTTCACCAAATCCACCTCCTTTATCAACACAACCTAAAGATGAGTCCCTCAAGATTCATCCTCTTCCAATTGATCGTGCTGATGATATTCAAGCTGAAACAAAAGCTATGGCTCGTGCTGTTAATGCTTCTGTTTATACTCCCGAACTTGTTGCCTCAAGATATGGTTCCAAACCCTTCAAGGTTTTGTTCTGTTTCTTCCAAAGTTTGAATCTTTTTGTGATTATCTTTTGTGGGTTTGCTTTGTTTTTGTGCATTGATTTGACCCTTTTGCGGGTTTgctttgattttgtgaattgatttgaccCTCTTTTTGGATTTTGTTGGTTTTGTTGTGTAGGTTGTTGGAAGGGCATTTGAGATTGTGTTTAGTTTAGGTTCTTTTGGGTTGAAGCTGTTGTGGGAGCAAAAAAATGGAGTTGCTGATAAGAATAAGAGGATTCGTGCTATTGAGCTTAGAACTATATTCACTAAGCTTGGACCAACTTTTGTCAAATTAGGTCAAGGGTTGTCTACTAGGCCTGATATTTGTCCAATTGAGTATCTTGAAGAGCTCTCGGAACTTCAAGTATTGAATTCTTTCCCTTTTGGTTTGTTTTGATTCGATTAGATTAGAGTGTATGTTTGGTTTCAGAATTGATTCTGGATGTGTAGAATTGATTTTCACATGTTTTGTTGCTCTCGAGTAGAATTGATTATGCCTCCCAGAATTGATTCTATATGAAGCTAGAATTTGTAGTTTTTGAGTTTAAATGTGATATTTACACTGAAATTTACTGTTCAACTCACTTTTGCAAGAATTTATACGAAAATAAATAACTTTATCTTCAATTCACTTTTAGCTAGAATCAATTTTAATGAATCAATTCACTCAAAATCGATTGTTTTTAGATTCTGCTATAATGTGAAGGACTCCGCCATCTGGAATTCTCATCTTTCACTTTTGGAGAAGGAAAAACTGATTCTATATGTTAGAGttgtttttgatatgtttgaATGTTCGCGAGGAGAATTGATtctaatttgaaagttaaaattTGGAGCTTTTGCGTCTGCAATTGATTTTTAGCCTCAAATTTATTGTCTATCCTCTTTTACACGAACGTATCAAATATTAATCACTTTACATTCAACTTGCTTTCAATTACAATCAATTTTTAATTGAAAATCAAATTCTGTTAACGCAGAACCAAACACACACCAATGTTTTGAATAGAAACTTTATTGGGTCAGTAACTGGTTTCGATATGCAGTATAAGATTAGCGAGCCCTTGACTATTTCATTTCTGTTCTTTATCTTTACCAGGATGGTTTGCCAACATTTCCCGACGACGACGCCTTTGAATGCATTGAGAGGGAATTAGGATTATCTCTCGACTCTATTTTTTCTACGATATCTCCTTCGCCTATAGCTGCTGCTAGTTTAGGTCAGGTTTATAAAGCTCGGTTAAAGTACTCTGGCAAAGTTGTTGCGGTCAAGGTGCAACGCCCAGGGATCGAAGAAGCTATTGGATTGGACTTTTACCTCATTAGAGGTTTAGGGTTTCTAATAAATAAATACGTGGACCGAATCACGACCGATGTTGTTGCACTTATCGATGAGTTTGCTTGTAGAGTCTTTCAAGAGCTCAACTACGTGCAGGTTAGTTCTTTTGTCAAATGCCGGAATCtgtattttttttcttcatgtGTAATTCAAATCTTCCCAAGGTGATGTGTACCTCGGTATGAAGCAAGGATGCCGGAAACCTGACACCGACACTGACATGTCGACGTCtgtaataatttgaaaaaaatgaataaattaaatGTAATCACAATTGTCGGTGTTGTTTTTAGACACTGATGCAGACACACTTTTTTCTAGTGGCGTCGGTGCTACGGAGGTGCCTTGTATGTTGATGAATGAAACTAcatatttttaaattatataaGATTTTTCTTTTGGGGATTGAATGTTAATTTTGACAGGTTCCTGCAGGAGGGGAAAAATGCGAAGAGATTCAAAAAATTGTATGCTGACAAGGAGGATATTTTAGTTCCCGATGTTTTCTGGGACTATACAAGTGCGAAGGTGCTAACAATCGATTGGGTTGACGGTGTAAAACTTAACGAGCAAGAAGCGATTGAGAGGCAGGGACTAAATGTCTTGGATCTTGTAAACACCGGCATACAGTGCAGTCTCAGACAACTTCTCGAGTACGGGTATTTCCATGCAGATCCTCATCCTGGTAATCTTTTGGCTACACCCGAGGGAAAACTCGCTTTTCTTGATTTCGGGATGATGAGTGAGACTCCTGAAGAAGCGAGATATGCGATAATTGGTCACGTTGTTCACTTGGTTAACCGAGATTACGAAGCTATGGCTCAAGACTACTATGCTCTTGATTTCTTATCTAGGGATGTTGATGTGTCTCCAATTGTTCCCGCACTTCGAAACTTTTTTGACGACGCACTTGATTATACCGTTAGCGAGCTTAACTTCAAGACGATTGTGGATGGGCTCGGAAACGTTTTGTATCAATATCCATTCAATGGTAAGATAATGTTATGCTTTTTGATGACTAATCATTTACCGATTTTTCATTTTCTATATTAGAGAAGCGATGTAGTCTATGAAGTACTTACACAAACATTGAACACGGTGTCAACATCGACACATATACACCAATAATAATTTGACAAAAAAAAGTGATTGTATGTAATCACAAGTGTCCATGTTGTTGTCTGACACACCTAAGTGTCAGTGTTGGTGTCGGATACACCTCGAAGTGTGTCAGTGTTGGTGTCAGATACACCTTGAATCTGAAGTGTCAGTGTTGGTGTCAGACACACCTTCAATTTGAAGTGAAGTGTCAGTGTTGGTGTTGGACATATCTTCAATCTAAAGTGTCAATGCAACATACGATGTAGTTGTGTCGATATATACCTTAGTATTCCCGAGTCCTAACTTTCTTGCAGACTctgatttgttttttttttgttatttcCTTTTTCTGTTGACAGTTCCGGCATACTATGCATTGATATTAAGGTCTCTGACAGTTTTAGAAGGTTTAGCACTCTAC from Lathyrus oleraceus cultivar Zhongwan6 chromosome 7, CAAS_Psat_ZW6_1.0, whole genome shotgun sequence encodes the following:
- the LOC127105242 gene encoding protein ACTIVITY OF BC1 COMPLEX KINASE 3, chloroplastic isoform X2 — its product is MNPQFRAALVEAKPSPNPPPLSTQPKDESLKIPPLPIDRADDIQAETKAMARAVNASVYTPELVASRYGSKPFKVVGRAFEIVFSLGSFGLKLLWEQKNGVADKNKRIRAIELRTIFTKLGPTFVKLGQGLSTRPDICPIEYLEELSELQDGLPTFPDDDAFECIERELGLSLDSIFSTISPSPIAAASLGQVYKARLKYSGKVVAVKVQRPGIEEAIGLDFYLIRGLGFLINKYVDRITTDVVALIDEFACRVFQELNYVQEGKNAKRFKKLYADKEDILVPDVFWDYTSAKVLTIDWVDGVKLNEQEAIERQGLNVLDLVNTGIQCSLRQLLEYGYFHADPHPGNLLATPEGKLAFLDFGMMSETPEEARYAIIGHVVHLVNRDYEAMAQDYYALDFLSRDVDVSPIVPALRNFFDDALDYTVSELNFKTIVDGLGNVLYQYPFNVPAYYALILRSLTVLEGLALYADPNFKVLAASYPYFAKRLLTDPNPYLRDALIELLFKDGKFRWNRLENLLVQGRKDRDFSAKEALQPALKVLLSPDGEVLRNLVIKEAVRVSEAFTLGTISDTYQYVPVFLRTLVLNGIAKEPLLTSETERQSMIELRDQVIRIWRLLQSSNDFDPSILLPILQVVQQPEARKLGGRVVGGITQRLAARFLLQVLGAPTTAST
- the LOC127105242 gene encoding protein ACTIVITY OF BC1 COMPLEX KINASE 3, chloroplastic isoform X1, whose amino-acid sequence is MLPSSTITQQPFSSWTRSSIPISVSFKSRLTSLNPQFRAALVEAKPSPNPPPLSTQPKDESLKIHPLPIDRADDIQAETKAMARAVNASVYTPELVASRYGSKPFKVVGRAFEIVFSLGSFGLKLLWEQKNGVADKNKRIRAIELRTIFTKLGPTFVKLGQGLSTRPDICPIEYLEELSELQDGLPTFPDDDAFECIERELGLSLDSIFSTISPSPIAAASLGQVYKARLKYSGKVVAVKVQRPGIEEAIGLDFYLIRGLGFLINKYVDRITTDVVALIDEFACRVFQELNYVQEGKNAKRFKKLYADKEDILVPDVFWDYTSAKVLTIDWVDGVKLNEQEAIERQGLNVLDLVNTGIQCSLRQLLEYGYFHADPHPGNLLATPEGKLAFLDFGMMSETPEEARYAIIGHVVHLVNRDYEAMAQDYYALDFLSRDVDVSPIVPALRNFFDDALDYTVSELNFKTIVDGLGNVLYQYPFNVPAYYALILRSLTVLEGLALYADPNFKVLAASYPYFAKRLLTDPNPYLRDALIELLFKDGKFRWNRLENLLVQGRKDRDFSAKEALQPALKVLLSPDGEVLRNLVIKEAVRVSEAFTLGTISDTYQYVPVFLRTLVLNGIAKEPLLTSETERQSMIELRDQVIRIWRLLQSSNDFDPSILLPILQVVQQPEARKLGGRVVGGITQRLAARFLLQVLGAPTTAST